TGTTGTCTATTATAGTTCTAACACCTGCACCATTTTGTTGTTAAAAGTAGCCTCTTGATTGAGATGAATTGAATCGTTAGGCCAtgaagaaaataagaagaaataCTATGAATCTCACACTTAAATCAGTCGAAAAGGCACAAACTTATTGGGTATAAAACAGGTGGCATCAATTATTTCTCAACAGTAATCCTTTTTAATCACTTCAATTCACAATCGTTTTCAACAAAGAATTTTGGGCCTTGCTTTTTTGGGAGCTTTTGCCTTTTGTCAAACACACGTGCtatggtatatatatacacacaatatTTTCACTTTCCTATATGCATGAATCAACCTGATATATATCATATGCACTAAGATATTATAGGTCATCAGGAAACACTGTTTAATTAGCTTGATCAAGATCGATCACTCCTAGCTAGTCTCATTCTATGTTAGtgaatttttttcattaaaaaagatAAACGTTATAATTATTAAGGTTTATGggtgaaaattaaaatatatataatggatttaacaattggGATCACCCAATTACTGACACGTTGAGCATTGCTATTATCCTTATTGTAATAATTATGAGATGTTACAATCAAGCCACAGTTGCTATTTTTGACCAATCTTTGATACTTTTGGACTTTGATGTCACAATGTCCACAATGTCCCACACTAGTCACCTCtccaagaaaaatataaaaatcccATCTTCTTTCTTGTCTTCTAGCTTGCACATTGATCCATAATGTGGACTTTAGGACTGGGTTGTTCCCTTCTGTTTTTGTTCTACTTTTTTCTTTCCTCATTATTACTTATTAGTTGCCTGCCTGTGTTTCCAATAAGAGGCAAGAACTTAATTTAACCATACCCTTCCCTTCTAAGGAACACTCACTAAAGATTTCCATGCTTTCAACCTTTAATCATTCCATTTAGCCAATTGTACACATTTTGCTTAGTTTTTCTTCATAAATAATAATCCAACTAAGCCATTGTCAACACTAAAAATTATTGATTGATCTTACATGACTTAATGGAATGATTTACAAGTAAAACTCAATTCCTTTCATATTGTAGATgcgttgttttctgttttctgaaCCAAAAAAGAATAAAGAGTTCCATGCTTTCAACCTTGAATCATTCCATTGCACACATTTTGCTTAATTTTACTTCATAAATAATAATCCAAAAAAGCCATTGAAACATGCATTAGCCCCTCTATGCCTCTTGTATTGAATCGATGATAAGCCTGAAAAGCCCATTAACCTTTTTTCCTGataaggtgttttttttttttaatggatgaATCACCCATTCCAGTATATCTTTCCAGCAATTAAATGATTGTAAATTTTGGGTTATCAGAAAAGTCCACACTATGTAGGCGACATGTAACACCGAGTCGAAATATACGTGGGGTAACGGGTCAAAAGTGAGATAAACGCGCACTATGTAGGCGACATGTAACACCAAGTCGAAGTATACGTGGGGTAACAAGACAAAAGTGAGATAAACGCACGAAACTGAGATTCTACAAGGATATATCCCAATTGATTGATTGGAGAGTTGACCAACTAGACTTTCGTAAAGTGGTTTGTGCAGAGAAGTTTAAGCACATTAGGCATCCATTCATTAGCCATCGCACATGCAAGTAGATGATGAATAGGATTCGATGGTTTAAGAATCTAAACACCACCATTGGATCCCATTGGAATTCAATTTACAACCCAAGTttcaaaaacaatcaaaatctACTCTGCTCCCAGTATCAGATTCTTCTTGAACATTCCATCTCTCTATGCACTAACTCTTACTGACTCCCATTGACTCACAGAGTCTCCCACTTTTGAATTACAGAGCTTCATTTCCACACCTTATCCATCACATCACATCAACAAACTATGCACTCGAAACCCAGAATCTAATGCGTCTTCAAATTTGCTTGAAGAATCCCCAACACAACCCACAAACCCATTCCCTCTCACAAATCCAGACAAAatggttctttttcttcttctgcttcaCTTGTTCGCTCTGTTTTTCTCTGGTCTCTGTTTGAACCAAGAAGGTTTGTATCTTCAACAAGTGAAACAGAGTCTCTCCGATCCAACCCAGTCGCTCTCTTCGTGGAATGAACGAGACGAGACTCCTTGTAATTGGTTTGGCATCACCTGCGACAACACAACTCGCCGGGTCGTCTCGGTGAATCTCTCTAACTCGGGGCTCTCTGGTCCTTTCCCGGGTTTCCTCTGCCGCCTCCCTTTTCTCTCCTCTGTCAATTTCTCCGCTAACGAAATCAATTCATCCCTCGTCGTTGATGTTGACCGGTGTCATAATCTTCAGGAGCTGATACTCTCGGATAATCTTCTTGTTGGCAGTATCCCGGAATCTCTGTCTTTGCTGCAGAATCTCAGAGTGCTTGATTTGGCGGGAAACAACTTCTCCGGTGGAATCCCGGCGAGTTTCGGACAGTTCCGGCGACTCGAATCGCTATCTGTTGCGGGTAATTTACTCAATGGTACAACACCCAGTTCTCTGGGCAACATTTCTACTCTTGTTGAGCTCTTACTAGCTTATAACCCGTTCACGCCGATTCAAATTCCGAGTGAACTCGGTAACCTCTCGAGTCTCGAGAATTTCTGGCTCGCTGACTGTGACCTCGTGGGTTCAATACCGGAGAGCTTAGGTCGTTTAACTCGGCTGACAAACCTGGACGTGTCCCAGAACCGACTCACTGGGTCAATTCCGAGAACACTATCTGGGTTGAAGAGTATAGTCCAAATTGAGCTCTATAACAACAATTTATCCGGCGAGATACCTCCATCTCTGGGTAATTTGACGACATTGAGGAGATTTGACGCGTCGGGTAACGGTTTAAACGGTACGATTCCGAACGAGTTATGCGAGTTACCGTTAGAGTCGCTGAACCTTTTTGAAAATCAACTTCACGGGGCTATACCAGAGAGCATAGCAAACTCACCAAATCTGTACGAGCTCAAACTGTTCAACAACACACTCAGTGGGCGAATACCGAATCAACTCGGGAACAACTCGAATTTGGTGTCGCTGGACTTGGCGTCTAATCAATTGTATGGTGAAATACCGGACCACTTGTGTGCCAAAGGAAGCTTAGTGGAGCTAGTCTTGATCTACAATTCTTTTTCTGGGAAAATCCCAGAAAGTCTGGGTAAATGTGGAAGTTTAAACCGGGTCCGGCTGAGGAACAACCGGCTTTCCGGCACTGTCCCTGACATGTTCTGGGGACTCCCACATGCGTATTTGTTTGAGCTTTCTGATAATTTGTTAACTGGAGATGTGTCTAAGACGATCTCTCGAGCTAGTAATCTGTCACTCTTATTGATTTCAAGGAATCAATTTAATGGGTCTATACCAGAAGAGATTGGACTATTGAGCGCTCTAGTGGAATTCTCAGCTAGTGGTAACATGTTTACGGGTTCGATCCCGGGGAGTTTTGTGAAGTTGAGCCAGCTGAGCAAGCTTGATCTAAGTCACAATGAATTGAATGGTGAGATGCCCGTTGGAATTCAGGATTTGAAGAGTCTCAATGAGCTTAGTCTGGCAAATAATAAGCTTTCTGGTGATATCCCAAGTGAAATAGGGAGCTTGCCAGTGCTTAATTATCTAGATCTCTCTGGGAATGACTTTTCTGGGAGTATCCCACTTGAATTGCAGAATTTGAAGCTCAATTTGTTGAACTTGTCGAACAATAGGCTCTCCGGAGATTTGCCTCCTCTGTATGCTAAGGAAATCTATAAGAATAGCTTTGTGGGAAATCCTGGCTTGTGTGGTGACTTAGCTGATCTTTGTCCTCGGATTGGTGAATCTAAGAACAAGCTCAATATGTGGATTCTTCGATCAATTTTCATACTTGCGGGTGCTGTGTTTATTATTGGGGTTGTTTGGTTCTTCTTCAAGTACAGGAGTATCAAGAAGGTGAAACAAGGAATCACTATATCGAAGTGGAGGTCATTTCACAAGCTGGGTTTTGGTGAATTTGAGATTGTTGATTCCCTAAAGGAAGATAATGTGATCGGAAGTGGAGCTTCCGGGAAAGTATATAAAGTTGTTCTCAGTAATGGTGAGACTGTTGCGGTGAAGAAACTATGGGGAGGGACTAAAAAAGATGATGCCAGTGCCAATTCTCCGAAAGATGAATACGAAGTTGAAGTTGAAACATTGGGGAAGATTAGGCACAAGAATATTGTTAGACTGTGGTGTTGTTGCAACACTGGGGTTAGCAAGCTTCTGGTCTATGAATATATGCCAAATGGGAGCTTGGGGGATTTGCTGAATAGTAGCAAGGGAGGCTTGTTGGGTTGGCCTAAAAGGTATAAAATAGCTCTGGATGCAGCTGAAGGCTTATCTTATTTGCACCATGATTGTGTTCCTCCAATTGTTCACCGGGACGTGAAGTCAAACAATATATTGCTGGATGCAGAGTTTGGCGCTAGGGTTGCAGATTTTGGGGTCGCTAAAGTGGTCGATGGAGTTGGCAAAGGAGCAGAATCCATGTCTGTGATTGCAGGTTCCTGTGGTTACATTGCACCAGGTTTGTTACTTCACTTCTAACATTGCTTATCTTTACTTACATTGCAGTAATGGATGATTGCGCGAATTAGAATTAGTAATATACATTGAGAACCTTGTGACATTTTTCTTTAACATCCTGCGCTGCTTTACACTAATGCAGAATATGCCTACACACTTAAAGTGAACGAGAAGAGCGATATCTATAGTTTCGGAGTTGTGATGCTTGAGTTGGTAACCGGTAGACGCCCCATCGATCCAGAGTTTGGGGAGAAAGACTTGGTGAAATGGGTTTATACTATCCTGGACCAAAAAGGGATCGATCATGTTATCGATCCTAATCTCGATTCCAGTTACAAGGAAGAGATCTGCAGGGTTCTGGAAGTTGCCCTCTGCTGCACAAACTCACTACCTATCAATCGCCCTTCAATGCGAAGGGTTGTGAAAATGTTGCAAGAAGCAGGTGCAGAGAAGAAGTTGAAAACAGGCAAAAAAGATGGTAAGCTCTCCCCATATTACTATGAGGATGAATCTGCAGCCAGTAATGTTTGAGGGGGTAATGTAACTTTTGATCATTCAAAGAGTTGTCAATTTCCAACTCAGTTATCGCACACATTCCAACTTGAGAACACAAAGATAAAAATTGTTCTAATATGCATAGACGGACAAATTTTTCTCTGTTCGGGTAGATTTCTTATCTCGATTTAGTTTTGACTGCCTGGATAGTTGAAAATCTGCCCAAATTTGCATGTTGTAACAACTTTCAACTTTGGGTTCTCAAGTTAGAATATTTGAACATTCGGCGAACGATTTGGACTTTATCAACTATTTCCGTGACCAAAAGTTGCATTCCCCACGGTTTGAGATAGCAGTGTCTTAGTACTGAAACCTCATTTTCATTGTATTTGATTTCATGGGGCAAAGGGAATGGGGGAGCAATTAGTTTGACAGAGAGAGATGGATATGCACAGTTTGAAAAAGCATATATACAGTAAGTATATGTAGCTGTTAGTGTTACTGTTGTAGTTAGTGGTTCCTCTCTGGTTAGGTGTATTGTAACATGCAAGACCAGTAGACTTTGTTGTCTGAGAATGAAACATCTCTTTCTATGCAATTAAATGCTGTCAAAGTTTCATGTTTGAATGAATATCTTCACTCCATCTATGAAAGCTACCTTAAGGTCCCAACTCCCAACCGGCAAGGCAAAGCTGTGTGGATGTATTTGTTCATTTGTTCTTTCCATGGCTGCCTCTCACATTTAATGAATTGGGTGCTTTATCTCTCTTATGGGACATGGCAGAATAGCTACCTAAAATGGACtaaaatgggtttttttttttaaagaaaaaataaattagattaGATCGTACTTTTGTATCACATTCAAAGGATCAGCACTCAACTGGGTTGGTTACACCTACAAAATCTAAAAGCAACTTATGTCCAAGAGTCTATTCAATGGGTAAAATGCATACAGTAAGGGAAGAGTTTTCTTGCTTTACATGACAAGTATATATGAATAACAAGAATTTCCACAAATATAGTTggctgttatatatatatattcttgtgtttgtatatataatatatgtatagcTTTATATACACTACAGGGTGACATAGCACCAACAACCTTTCTATCTATTTCTGTAAGGGTGATGAAACAGTTCCAAAAACCCATTAACTGATTGCCCAATCTCCACTCAACCTTCATTACTaatcttttttgttgtttcttctacACTTGAGTTTTTTTAAATTCGTTTCAAGACAAATCTCAGAAGTCAGAACTACCTTTCAGAcaaaagacatgaaaaactaCATTTATTCTCCTACAAGTTTTCACATACACAGAATTACCAAACTTGAGATCCAAGCAAACCCTTTTTATAGTAATTCCAGTActcaataatatttatttttcaggTATAGCTTATCTTTCTGTCTAAGGTTACAACAGTATACTAATTAAAGAtgtgcctatatatatatacacgtataaTAACTTGTGTTACTTTTGTAATGCATGTGCTTTCGGGGCAGAAGCCTGTGCGAGGAGAATCTCTCATGGGTAGTTGAACTTGTGGCTTCTCGCATGCAAGGAGATACCACAATTAACTTCATCATCCCAACCAAAACTCTTCTCATGTTAACAGACCAACTGTACAAAGATTATTCTTACAGCATTAGTTGTTCTAACACACTTGATActatattcttttattattctcGCTACGTCATCTGGCCGAGTTTAGCATTATTTGCATGTTTTCATTATAAAAATGCAGAAATGGATCTAAATAAACTATGGCAAATCAATTGCAGAAAATGATCAAGTCTATTGTCTTGAACATGCAACTACAAGAACTCGATCGATCACAGTGAAAACTGCCTCTCATTTAGATCTCATATTTTGCCTGTGCTGCCAACAAATACCCAAGAAAAGTTTTCTTCCTGAAAATGTAATCACAGAGAATGTAGAAGTATAGCTAATGTACACATTGTGGTACTTGACGTTACTGTCTCTGAAGGACAAGTTTTTTGTAAAGATCAAGAATGTCTTTCTTCTTGGGCCTCTTCAGCTCAAGCAACTCAGAAACAAAACCATGTTTCATGAGCTCTTGCCACAGTTCAGTCACAGTAAACTTGGTGTAATCTCCTGAATGAGACTTCTGGCTTTCACTTTTATCTTCATTTGTCATAATTGGAGAATTCATGTCTGCTACAATCGTACATCTCCGAGGGGTCATTGCCCTCTTGGGCCTTTTTGATTGCTCAACCTTTTCTTCATCAGAATCCATGCAGACAAAATCAGAAAATACTTTAGGAGACCTCAAACGTTTTCCATCAGAGTTACTTCTCTGCTCAGAATCCAGAAGAGTTTCATTTTTAGAGTTGGTACTCAACTCCTGCTGAAGTAACTTGACTTCTCCCTGCACGGAATAAGGCTGATCGGATGGGGCTTCCCTCATCTCATTTGCCACTGAGTACGCTGCACATTCAGGCCCTGAGCTACTCTTAAGATTTTGAAGTGAGCCAACCCCATTCTCATTTATTAATTTCAATAAACTCTTTATttcctcttctctctccttGACCTTTACTTCCAGTAATGCAGCCTTAGATATGGCACTCTCTTCTGAGACTCGGCATCTATCAACTTCACTAGCCAGGGGCCTGTTTTCTCTCTCCAGGCTTTCAATACGCAATTGTGTTTTTTCAACATGGGCAAGCCTTTCTACTGCCGGCTGTTGAACACCAACTGCTTCAATATCACTAGCAAAATCCTTTTTGGGTGCAGTGCCTATAAGTTCACTTTCTACCCTCACTTCCTTTCCTGAAGCTTTACACCTTTCATGAGCTTCTGCAGACCTTTCTAACTCGGAGTGGTATTTCTGCTCTAGATAGTTTTTCTCCTTTTCAAGCATTGTGGCTTGTTTCTTCAATGTTTGAGCAGAAGTGTTGACAATTTCATACTTGTCAACCAACTCTTTTATTTGAAGCTTCAAAGCGGATGACTCCGATTCATAGTTCTTTATTCTTGATTCTGCAGCCTGCATATAGTAATAGCGcaagaaaatatgaaaactcaCATGCATGCCAGCAACAAGGTAGTTTTCCTTAAGAGTCCATATGGTAATGACTCGCGGAGCACACTCACAGATGCTCACCTCTAACTCCAAACTCAGAGTGGCCACACGTTGCTCAGCGTGCTCAAGCTTTGCTACCTTGTCCTTAATTTCGGTATCCTGTCACTCCAACAACCATTGAAAATAGCTCAGTACAGGTAATATAAAAAGAGAACACAGCCAAAGATAATGAACTGGGGGTGGTGTGCAAAGAGAAAGATATATACCACCTTCTCTGCCAAGGAGTTGAAGAATACTGTCCTCAGAGAATCTTCTCTGCTCTGTgcctccatagttgagctttcctGATCAATGGCGACCTTCTGCAAAGAAGCCTTGGCTTCTTCAACAGCAGCTTCATATTTGTTTTTCCACTCATCCACCTCCTTTTGCGCTGACTGGGACTGTTCATTAGCTGCAGCAACTCTTACTTCAGCGAGAGAGATCCTGGACTTGAGAACTGCTATTTCTGTGTTAAACTGATTGTCAGTAGCTTTCTCCTTAGTCAACTCCTCCTCATACTTGGTTTTCCACTGCAAGGTTTCCTGTGCCACAGAGTCGAGCAATTTTAACAAAGAAGAACACCTCTCCTCCGATGATTTAAATCTGTTCTCCAATTCCGTAACTCGGCTCCTATATGGATCAGAGAGCTTTTTGATGTCATTAATGGCATCCTCATAACATTTCTGATATTCATTATTAAGTTTTACACTTGATTCCAGCCTTTTGGTCAGGAGTTCCATTTTATCTTCAATTGAACGGCATTTCAATATGAGGTCATTATTCTCTGATGAAACTTCTTCGATTTTCTTCTTGGCATGCTGGAGTATGGGACCTTGCAAACTGAGATTCAGCAGCTTTAGATATCAGTTAGCTCAACTCGATCAGAGACTTTACAAACACTAGATTTCCCAAATGCATATGGTAATACATAAGATGGAAGGACTAAGAGTTTCATTTTACCAGACCGGATTATTGCCAGTTTGCCACATAATTGGAAACAAACAGCACATGGAGCACAAGACATTATGTTGTAACATGCATTCCAGTGGCATCAATTGACTGATATACAAGAGTTGTGGCATAGGATTAATGCTTCGGCCCACCCTTCCTAACTGCACAACAGCCCTGCTCCTGCCCCCAAACACCCcaacaaggaaaagaaaaacaaagaaaagaacaaaaattaacCTTTGTTGCATGAAGGACGAAAGATTCAGGCATTTTGAGGGACCATGAACTGAAGCTTCAAACTCTGACAGCAGACTATCAAGAACCTGGGAAGTGTTATGATGACCAAGCATGAATAATAGATATGCTGAAAACTGAATGTAGACTTGCGAAAGATAAGAcagtgttgggtctaaattaaccttactagcaagtgtactagtcggcgactacagcacaatgataagcaagggtcgaatccacagggacggtgttatgtttaatccaaatgtctatttgtatgtatatatggacaatgcaatcaaaagtaaaattcaactcaagattgtttggtttggtaattaaactaaaacaagcaaagagcaaagtgtttttggtattttcttagaattaggatgcaactaatgcaaatgagatgatttaacaaatatgagatgaacaccaaggcttcggaatcccccttgggaaatgacttggaatgacataaattcacacacatatttgctaattcgggcataacgaatccgtacctaagtcggttttagcgcacttaagccaaatctccctaaaatcgattactagccatcttattggtctaggtcggatattcctaaatacattctagccatcttattggtctaaacatgcataggaatttatggagttctatggagattaggattcatacaaaattgtcacctaattaaagggagacacattcataatcaagtgtttcaagaagcataatctacttgacatattattgtctaagcaaattctccaaacaatttcatccaaaaacctaaagtgttggccaaacaccacaagcatgaagaaattgcaatcaaacatagaaacacaagatttatacccaaatcaactcatatatatgtaaatcaagtcataaacaaagtcatcaaacccaaggcttcatcctagccttggcacaagagatttagttacacataatgagagaaaaaacacaaaaggagagatgagaaaatcatgaataaacccaattagttgagtagatccaagttgagctgaagaatctctcctcctagctccaagaatcgccttccccctctggtttcgctccccagaaaatcagttctaggttcaaaagtgtcctgcggctcggcaagttcgcgaattaaaacatcccaaaaaactgtcttgtgcgcctaggcgcgttgtattcacgcctaggcgcaccacgcctaggcgcacgcctaggcgcacgcctaggcgcacgcctaggcgcaatcctaggcgtgcacaacttcaaattcacgccccaactcgctggactgggcgtgcacaagtgatactgggcgtgcacaaatattgcgcctaggcgtggaatgcttccaaaatctccatacgacgtccgatttgcacgattttagcgtctacggaaagcttgagatgtctagtttccaaagccttttatttcgcttgattccgataacgtgacaaaaagttataagtatttgaacacacgaaggtcggtggacattttcttcagttcagccctttttttcatcacttttcatccaaaccgcaatcaacctatcaaaaaatacaaatcaaaacataaatacactcattatttatttaaatgaagcttaagagggggagattcctaccaaaaacaataggtattatcacacctatcaaacaccccacacttaaaccttacttgtcctcaagtaaaactagattaagtacatgtaccactaacatcttaactcactaacgcaggaatcgcggttgcatttagcatatgcaacaagcctttaaacccct
This sequence is a window from Tripterygium wilfordii isolate XIE 37 chromosome 8, ASM1340144v1, whole genome shotgun sequence. Protein-coding genes within it:
- the LOC120004517 gene encoding guanylate-binding protein 3-like isoform X2, producing MEKSFAGPLRLVYCEDESGEVKVNPEAVDLLKQFKGPIALLSVSGADRQGKSYVLNQLLGRNTDFQISSDRLSCSKGLWIWIVPLKTTALDDGIESNLLLLDAEGIDAYDQANFYQDLAGDGTKMTIHDYLELALKLLPGGIKDIASKNAVLDSLLSEFEASVHGPSKCLNLSSFMQQRLIFVLFFVFLFLVGVFGGRSRAVVQLGRVGRSINPMPQLLYISQLMPLECMLQHNVLCSMCCLFPIMWQTGNNPVCLQGPILQHAKKKIEEVSSENNDLILKCRSIEDKMELLTKRLESSVKLNNEYQKCYEDAINDIKKLSDPYRSRVTELENRFKSSEERCSSLLKLLDSVAQETLQWKTKYEEELTKEKATDNQFNTEIAVLKSRISLAEVRVAAANEQSQSAQKEVDEWKNKYEAAVEEAKASLQKVAIDQESSTMEAQSREDSLRTVFFNSLAEKDTEIKDKVAKLEHAEQRVATLSLELEAAESRIKNYESESSALKLQIKELVDKYEIVNTSAQTLKKQATMLEKEKNYLEQKYHSELERSAEAHERCKASGKEVRVESELIGTAPKKDFASDIEAVGVQQPAVERLAHVEKTQLRIESLERENRPLASEVDRCRVSEESAISKAALLEVKVKEREEEIKSLLKLINENGVGSLQNLKSSSGPECAAYSVANEMREAPSDQPYSVQGEVKLLQQELSTNSKNETLLDSEQRSNSDGKRLRSPKVFSDFVCMDSDEEKVEQSKRPKRAMTPRRCTIVADMNSPIMTNEDKSESQKSHSGDYTKFTVTELWQELMKHGFVSELLELKRPKKKDILDLYKKLVLQRQ
- the LOC120004517 gene encoding CAP-Gly domain-containing linker protein 1-like isoform X6; translation: MLGHHNTSQVLDSLLSEFEASVHGPSKCLNLSSFMQQRLIFVLFFVFLFLVGVFGGRSRAVVQLGRVGRSINPMPQLLYISQLMPLECMLQHNVLCSMCCLFPIMWQTGNNPVCLQGPILQHAKKKIEEVSSENNDLILKCRSIEDKMELLTKRLESSVKLNNEYQKCYEDAINDIKKLSDPYRSRVTELENRFKSSEERCSSLLKLLDSVAQETLQWKTKYEEELTKEKATDNQFNTEIAVLKSRISLAEVRVAAANEQSQSAQKEVDEWKNKYEAAVEEAKASLQKVAIDQESSTMEAQSREDSLRTVFFNSLAEKVDTEIKDKVAKLEHAEQRVATLSLELEAAESRIKNYESESSALKLQIKELVDKYEIVNTSAQTLKKQATMLEKEKNYLEQKYHSELERSAEAHERCKASGKEVRVESELIGTAPKKDFASDIEAVGVQQPAVERLAHVEKTQLRIESLERENRPLASEVDRCRVSEESAISKAALLEVKVKEREEEIKSLLKLINENGVGSLQNLKSSSGPECAAYSVANEMREAPSDQPYSVQGEVKLLQQELSTNSKNETLLDSEQRSNSDGKRLRSPKVFSDFVCMDSDEEKVEQSKRPKRAMTPRRCTIVADMNSPIMTNEDKSESQKSHSGDYTKFTVTELWQELMKHGFVSELLELKRPKKKDILDLYKKLVLQRQ
- the LOC120004517 gene encoding CAP-Gly domain-containing linker protein 1-like isoform X3; translation: MSVFKPNSNRLSCSKGLWIWIVPLKTTALDDGIESNLLLLDAEGIDAYDQANFYQDLAGDGTKMTIHDYLELALKLLPGGIKDIASKNAVLDSLLSEFEASVHGPSKCLNLSSFMQQRLIFVLFFVFLFLVGVFGGRSRAVVQLGRVGRSINPMPQLLYISQLMPLECMLQHNVLCSMCCLFPIMWQTGNNPVCLQGPILQHAKKKIEEVSSENNDLILKCRSIEDKMELLTKRLESSVKLNNEYQKCYEDAINDIKKLSDPYRSRVTELENRFKSSEERCSSLLKLLDSVAQETLQWKTKYEEELTKEKATDNQFNTEIAVLKSRISLAEVRVAAANEQSQSAQKEVDEWKNKYEAAVEEAKASLQKVAIDQESSTMEAQSREDSLRTVFFNSLAEKVDTEIKDKVAKLEHAEQRVATLSLELEAAESRIKNYESESSALKLQIKELVDKYEIVNTSAQTLKKQATMLEKEKNYLEQKYHSELERSAEAHERCKASGKEVRVESELIGTAPKKDFASDIEAVGVQQPAVERLAHVEKTQLRIESLERENRPLASEVDRCRVSEESAISKAALLEVKVKEREEEIKSLLKLINENGVGSLQNLKSSSGPECAAYSVANEMREAPSDQPYSVQGEVKLLQQELSTNSKNETLLDSEQRSNSDGKRLRSPKVFSDFVCMDSDEEKVEQSKRPKRAMTPRRCTIVADMNSPIMTNEDKSESQKSHSGDYTKFTVTELWQELMKHGFVSELLELKRPKKKDILDLYKKLVLQRQ
- the LOC120004517 gene encoding CAP-Gly domain-containing linker protein 1-like isoform X5, coding for MTIHDYLELALKLLPGGIKDIASKNAVLDSLLSEFEASVHGPSKCLNLSSFMQQRLIFVLFFVFLFLVGVFGGRSRAVVQLGRVGRSINPMPQLLYISQLMPLECMLQHNVLCSMCCLFPIMWQTGNNPVCLQGPILQHAKKKIEEVSSENNDLILKCRSIEDKMELLTKRLESSVKLNNEYQKCYEDAINDIKKLSDPYRSRVTELENRFKSSEERCSSLLKLLDSVAQETLQWKTKYEEELTKEKATDNQFNTEIAVLKSRISLAEVRVAAANEQSQSAQKEVDEWKNKYEAAVEEAKASLQKVAIDQESSTMEAQSREDSLRTVFFNSLAEKVDTEIKDKVAKLEHAEQRVATLSLELEAAESRIKNYESESSALKLQIKELVDKYEIVNTSAQTLKKQATMLEKEKNYLEQKYHSELERSAEAHERCKASGKEVRVESELIGTAPKKDFASDIEAVGVQQPAVERLAHVEKTQLRIESLERENRPLASEVDRCRVSEESAISKAALLEVKVKEREEEIKSLLKLINENGVGSLQNLKSSSGPECAAYSVANEMREAPSDQPYSVQGEVKLLQQELSTNSKNETLLDSEQRSNSDGKRLRSPKVFSDFVCMDSDEEKVEQSKRPKRAMTPRRCTIVADMNSPIMTNEDKSESQKSHSGDYTKFTVTELWQELMKHGFVSELLELKRPKKKDILDLYKKLVLQRQ
- the LOC120004517 gene encoding CAP-Gly domain-containing linker protein 1-like isoform X1, which codes for MEKSFAGPLRLVYCEDESGEVKVNPEAVDLLKQFKGPIALLSVSGADRQGKSYVLNQLLGRNTDFQISSDRLSCSKGLWIWIVPLKTTALDDGIESNLLLLDAEGIDAYDQANFYQDLAGDGTKMTIHDYLELALKLLPGGIKDIASKNAVLDSLLSEFEASVHGPSKCLNLSSFMQQRLIFVLFFVFLFLVGVFGGRSRAVVQLGRVGRSINPMPQLLYISQLMPLECMLQHNVLCSMCCLFPIMWQTGNNPVCLQGPILQHAKKKIEEVSSENNDLILKCRSIEDKMELLTKRLESSVKLNNEYQKCYEDAINDIKKLSDPYRSRVTELENRFKSSEERCSSLLKLLDSVAQETLQWKTKYEEELTKEKATDNQFNTEIAVLKSRISLAEVRVAAANEQSQSAQKEVDEWKNKYEAAVEEAKASLQKVAIDQESSTMEAQSREDSLRTVFFNSLAEKVDTEIKDKVAKLEHAEQRVATLSLELEAAESRIKNYESESSALKLQIKELVDKYEIVNTSAQTLKKQATMLEKEKNYLEQKYHSELERSAEAHERCKASGKEVRVESELIGTAPKKDFASDIEAVGVQQPAVERLAHVEKTQLRIESLERENRPLASEVDRCRVSEESAISKAALLEVKVKEREEEIKSLLKLINENGVGSLQNLKSSSGPECAAYSVANEMREAPSDQPYSVQGEVKLLQQELSTNSKNETLLDSEQRSNSDGKRLRSPKVFSDFVCMDSDEEKVEQSKRPKRAMTPRRCTIVADMNSPIMTNEDKSESQKSHSGDYTKFTVTELWQELMKHGFVSELLELKRPKKKDILDLYKKLVLQRQ